A section of the Hirschia baltica ATCC 49814 genome encodes:
- a CDS encoding M13 family metallopeptidase: MLKHLKLATSVLALSLAAACASVEPAIEDTNAAEQAVTEVTEVVEETKTAVTPQTPDFGAFGLDLSAMDESAAAGDDFFRHVNGKWYDTFEIPADKSRYGSFNLLADQSEIQVRTIIEDLAKSTPDLSTSSGKIGMFYKAFSDTDAINAAGLTPAQPYLDRISSLNNLDDLANIFASAGFASPFGGYVFADPKETDVYIFQAGLSGLGLPDRDYYFKSDEKSVEQRSKYVEFLTFLLTEAGFDSPSEAATQVMDLETKIAAAHWDRAISRNPEITYNKISVETLEAMATQFPVATFLDGIGLAGQTELIVGEIPPTQEELDEAGLSAEDAAKLGGGFPEAFQVIEDTPLDVWKAYLTAHFLSDHASVLPSNIDDANFDFYGKTLRGQPEQRARWKRAVGATENILGEAIGKEYVARHFPEENKVAMDALVANLRLAMAENLKELEWMGDDTKVKAKEKLDTFNPKIGYPKEFETFDTLIVTDHALDNKIAASDWQWKDNISQLGTEMDRDEWFMTPQTINAYYNPLFNEIVFPAAILQPPFFNISADPAVNYGAIGGVIGHEIGHGFDDQGSKFSADGSLSNWWTEDDLKSFRLLTKALVAQYNDFCPLDDGETCVNGQLTLGENIGDLGGLSLAYKAYKLSLNGEEDKVIDGLTGDQRFFMSWAQVWRSKYRDEATRQQLITDPHSPPYYRVNGPVRNLDAWYEAFGITEDHALYLPPEKRIKIW, encoded by the coding sequence ATGCTAAAACACTTAAAACTAGCAACATCAGTGCTAGCTCTTTCTTTAGCGGCGGCGTGCGCAAGCGTTGAGCCGGCCATCGAAGACACTAACGCTGCAGAACAAGCCGTCACTGAAGTCACGGAAGTTGTTGAAGAGACCAAAACTGCAGTCACACCCCAAACACCAGACTTTGGCGCATTTGGTCTAGACCTGAGCGCAATGGATGAAAGCGCTGCTGCTGGTGATGACTTTTTCCGTCACGTGAACGGGAAATGGTATGACACGTTTGAAATACCAGCCGACAAATCACGTTATGGCTCATTCAACCTACTTGCTGACCAATCAGAAATTCAAGTTCGTACAATCATTGAAGACCTTGCCAAATCCACACCAGATTTGAGCACATCTTCCGGCAAGATTGGCATGTTCTACAAAGCCTTCTCCGACACAGATGCAATCAATGCAGCCGGCCTCACACCTGCCCAGCCTTATCTTGATCGCATTAGTTCGTTAAACAACCTAGACGACCTTGCAAACATCTTCGCGTCCGCAGGTTTTGCGTCTCCTTTTGGTGGATATGTCTTTGCGGATCCAAAAGAAACAGATGTTTACATTTTCCAAGCTGGACTTTCTGGACTTGGCCTGCCTGACCGCGACTATTACTTCAAAAGCGATGAGAAATCTGTCGAACAGCGTTCCAAATATGTGGAATTCCTGACATTCCTTCTCACAGAAGCGGGCTTTGATTCTCCATCGGAAGCCGCAACACAAGTGATGGACCTTGAAACGAAAATCGCTGCAGCACACTGGGATCGTGCGATCTCACGTAATCCTGAAATCACCTACAACAAAATCTCTGTTGAAACTTTAGAAGCTATGGCCACGCAATTTCCTGTTGCCACTTTCCTCGATGGAATCGGTCTAGCAGGACAAACAGAACTTATCGTAGGCGAAATCCCGCCAACTCAAGAAGAGCTTGATGAAGCTGGTTTATCAGCAGAAGACGCAGCAAAATTGGGCGGCGGTTTCCCTGAAGCTTTCCAAGTTATAGAAGACACACCACTGGATGTCTGGAAAGCTTATCTTACAGCGCATTTCTTATCAGATCACGCCAGTGTACTTCCATCAAACATTGATGACGCAAACTTTGATTTTTACGGCAAAACTTTGCGTGGCCAGCCAGAACAACGCGCACGCTGGAAACGTGCTGTTGGTGCCACAGAAAATATTCTAGGTGAAGCCATCGGGAAAGAGTATGTTGCCCGTCACTTCCCTGAAGAAAATAAAGTGGCAATGGATGCACTCGTCGCAAACCTACGCCTTGCAATGGCGGAAAACCTCAAAGAGCTTGAGTGGATGGGCGATGACACAAAAGTCAAAGCCAAAGAAAAGCTCGACACATTCAACCCGAAAATTGGATACCCAAAAGAGTTTGAAACATTCGACACTCTTATTGTAACAGACCATGCCTTGGACAACAAAATCGCAGCATCAGACTGGCAGTGGAAAGACAATATTTCGCAACTAGGCACTGAAATGGACCGTGATGAATGGTTCATGACACCCCAAACAATCAACGCTTATTATAACCCACTCTTTAATGAGATCGTGTTCCCAGCAGCAATTCTGCAACCACCATTTTTCAACATATCAGCCGACCCGGCCGTAAATTATGGTGCCATCGGCGGTGTGATCGGTCACGAAATCGGGCATGGTTTTGATGACCAAGGATCAAAATTCAGTGCTGACGGATCTTTATCCAATTGGTGGACAGAAGATGACCTCAAAAGTTTCCGCTTACTTACCAAAGCATTAGTTGCTCAATACAATGATTTTTGCCCGCTAGACGATGGTGAAACATGTGTAAACGGCCAACTCACTCTTGGTGAAAACATCGGGGACCTTGGCGGTTTGTCTTTGGCGTATAAAGCCTACAAATTGTCCTTGAATGGCGAAGAAGACAAAGTCATTGATGGCCTAACTGGCGATCAACGTTTCTTCATGTCTTGGGCACAAGTTTGGCGGTCTAAATACCGTGATGAAGCGACACGCCAGCAACTCATCACTGACCCTCACTCCCCTCCATATTACCGTGTAAACGGCCCCGTGCGTAACCTAGACGCTTGGTATGAAGCATTTGGGATCACCGAAGATCACGCTCTCTATTTACCACCAGAGAAACGCATAAAAATCTGGTAA
- a CDS encoding efflux RND transporter permease subunit, with product MGDIISFWARNSVAANLLMICCIVGGLFGFSRLEQEVFPGGEFAGVSVTIAWPGASPQDAEEQLVLRLEEAVSDVDGIDRITSIAYEDGGTVNIAALNSVDTQKFLDEIKLRVDSINNLPPSAYRPQVQQWKQNNEYFGLVVAGDIGTRELKHITDEIRDEIARIPGGELARVQGTLSEEVTIEVSESAMRQYGLTFSDIASAVQSSSINGSGGQVRTDTGNVSIQTRNLADTADQFNNLIVKQTANGGVIRVGDVARVIDGFVDADLQTSFEGKKAAFIMMRQTEKMNLPQYSKALKQYMEEKNETLPESITLNLLWSDHDFMSKLISIITNSAITGTILVLIVLLLFLRPIVAFWVAAGIMTAFAGGFFLLPMMGVSLNILSLFACLLVIGVVVDDAIVIGESIHTEVESGRREGVEAAIHGAKAVAKPVLFGVITTMIAFAPWAMISGGARQFTQNFTLTVIAALTFSLVEAFLILPAHLAHLKKQKTEGGESLKSRIGAKFTRFQRIIADSLLWVARTIYMPILKFAIKMRYATAAAFIALFMFALGLVQHGYVPFKFDPETEGDFIFVQIEMPDGTPFSRVDQVRAQLNAGIQALKDSQNEKWSELDFDIVRDASIVASEGEVMSWIGLAAPEIRPRTVSTKALAEELRDLTGDIPDAEDAQFAFSFNDNDPRLRFALNHPDLDVLRKAADELRTHLGTYAQAYNVGDNFSAAAQEIRLTMKPGAESLGLTLRDVSSQVRQAYYGIEAQRLPRDGDDVRVMVKLPQEARRSLDSLDQFRIRTADGREIPLMEVAEIEFAPGINRILRRERQRSVSVFAEVAGEAQREIIQAVNKDFMPSLQEKYPGLTSGALGSAEREAEFFQEIIGLQLGAFFMMYCLLAIAFKSYSQPLLIMSAIPFGFAGAVFGHALLGVPMAMFSIFGIAAAAGVVINDNLVLIDYLNKRREHGVGAFQAIVESGVSRFRPILLTSITTFIGILPMIMDRSMQAQFLKPMVVSLGCAVIFALFLSLLLVPSLYAIGVEIGRISARIFKGKKYQPIGHTFDEETLDISGDADAEGLAVPAE from the coding sequence ATGGGTGACATAATATCCTTTTGGGCACGCAACTCAGTTGCCGCCAATTTGCTGATGATTTGTTGTATTGTCGGCGGGCTATTTGGTTTCTCACGCCTTGAACAAGAAGTGTTTCCCGGCGGTGAATTTGCAGGTGTATCTGTAACGATTGCTTGGCCTGGCGCTTCCCCTCAGGATGCTGAGGAGCAGCTTGTTTTGCGCCTTGAAGAAGCTGTATCAGATGTCGACGGTATCGATCGCATCACATCCATTGCCTATGAAGACGGTGGAACAGTCAACATCGCAGCACTAAATTCGGTGGATACACAAAAATTCCTTGATGAAATCAAGCTACGTGTAGATTCCATCAACAACCTCCCCCCTTCTGCATACAGACCTCAGGTACAGCAGTGGAAACAAAATAACGAATATTTCGGTCTGGTTGTCGCTGGTGATATCGGCACACGCGAACTCAAGCATATTACAGATGAAATCCGTGATGAGATTGCACGTATTCCCGGTGGTGAATTGGCAAGAGTTCAAGGTACTTTATCAGAAGAAGTCACGATTGAAGTCTCGGAATCGGCTATGCGTCAGTACGGACTCACTTTTAGTGATATTGCGTCCGCTGTACAAAGCAGTTCCATCAATGGAAGCGGCGGCCAAGTCCGCACTGACACGGGCAATGTATCTATCCAGACACGTAACCTCGCTGATACTGCAGACCAGTTTAACAATCTTATTGTCAAACAAACTGCAAATGGCGGCGTTATCCGTGTAGGAGATGTAGCACGCGTTATTGATGGTTTTGTCGATGCTGACTTACAAACATCTTTTGAAGGCAAAAAAGCTGCTTTCATTATGATGCGTCAAACAGAAAAAATGAACTTGCCTCAGTATTCAAAAGCGCTGAAGCAGTACATGGAAGAGAAAAACGAAACTCTCCCAGAATCAATCACTCTAAATTTGTTATGGTCAGACCATGACTTTATGAGCAAGTTGATATCAATCATAACCAACTCTGCCATTACTGGAACAATACTTGTTCTTATTGTCCTATTGCTGTTCTTGCGTCCTATCGTGGCGTTTTGGGTTGCGGCTGGAATTATGACGGCGTTTGCCGGTGGCTTCTTCCTACTCCCCATGATGGGCGTATCTCTCAACATTCTATCACTCTTTGCCTGTTTGCTGGTGATTGGAGTTGTCGTCGATGATGCAATTGTAATTGGTGAAAGCATTCACACCGAAGTAGAAAGCGGACGCCGAGAAGGTGTTGAAGCGGCCATACATGGTGCAAAAGCGGTCGCCAAGCCTGTACTGTTTGGTGTTATCACAACAATGATTGCTTTCGCGCCTTGGGCTATGATTTCTGGCGGAGCGCGTCAATTTACACAAAACTTCACCTTAACGGTGATTGCCGCCCTAACATTCTCATTGGTTGAAGCTTTCCTCATTCTGCCCGCTCATCTTGCACATTTGAAGAAACAAAAAACCGAAGGTGGCGAATCCCTTAAATCCAGAATAGGGGCAAAATTCACACGCTTCCAACGTATTATTGCTGACAGCCTGCTTTGGGTCGCCCGCACAATTTACATGCCGATTTTGAAATTTGCGATTAAAATGCGCTATGCAACAGCAGCTGCTTTCATTGCTTTATTCATGTTTGCACTTGGTCTTGTTCAGCACGGATATGTCCCCTTCAAATTCGATCCTGAAACAGAAGGTGATTTCATATTCGTACAGATCGAAATGCCCGATGGCACGCCATTCAGCCGTGTCGATCAGGTTCGCGCACAGCTAAATGCAGGTATTCAGGCGTTGAAAGACAGCCAAAACGAAAAATGGAGTGAACTCGATTTCGATATCGTCCGTGATGCATCTATTGTTGCTTCAGAAGGTGAAGTCATGTCTTGGATCGGGCTTGCCGCTCCCGAGATTAGGCCACGTACTGTTTCAACCAAAGCACTAGCAGAAGAACTTCGTGATCTTACTGGGGATATTCCGGACGCTGAAGATGCCCAGTTTGCATTCTCATTCAATGATAATGACCCACGGCTACGTTTTGCTCTGAACCACCCCGACTTAGACGTTCTTCGTAAAGCTGCCGATGAATTACGCACCCATTTGGGAACTTATGCCCAAGCTTATAATGTAGGAGACAATTTTTCAGCCGCTGCTCAAGAAATTCGTCTAACGATGAAACCGGGTGCTGAAAGTCTTGGACTAACATTACGTGACGTCTCTAGTCAGGTACGTCAGGCTTATTACGGGATTGAAGCCCAACGTCTACCCCGTGACGGTGATGATGTTCGCGTAATGGTGAAACTCCCTCAAGAGGCACGCCGTTCCCTTGATAGTTTGGATCAATTCCGTATTCGCACAGCCGATGGCCGCGAAATTCCACTTATGGAAGTTGCCGAAATCGAGTTTGCACCAGGAATAAACCGCATTTTACGCCGTGAACGCCAGCGTTCAGTGTCCGTATTTGCCGAAGTTGCTGGAGAAGCGCAGCGCGAAATCATTCAAGCCGTCAACAAGGACTTCATGCCAAGTTTGCAAGAAAAATATCCTGGCCTGACGTCTGGAGCACTTGGTTCAGCAGAACGTGAAGCTGAGTTCTTCCAAGAAATCATTGGTCTTCAGCTTGGTGCGTTCTTTATGATGTATTGTTTGCTAGCGATTGCTTTCAAATCCTACTCACAACCGCTCCTCATCATGTCAGCTATTCCATTTGGATTTGCGGGTGCTGTATTTGGGCATGCCCTTTTGGGTGTACCCATGGCGATGTTCTCCATCTTTGGGATCGCGGCAGCAGCCGGTGTCGTCATCAATGATAACCTCGTGCTGATTGACTACCTCAATAAACGGAGAGAGCACGGAGTGGGCGCATTTCAGGCGATAGTAGAATCAGGTGTGTCCCGTTTCCGTCCCATCTTGTTAACGTCCATCACAACATTCATCGGTATTTTGCCGATGATAATGGATCGCTCCATGCAGGCACAATTCCTAAAGCCAATGGTTGTCTCGCTTGGGTGCGCTGTGATCTTCGCTCTCTTCCTCAGCCTACTTCTTGTGCCATCCTTGTATGCAATTGGTGTCGAAATCGGCCGTATCTCTGCGCGAATCTTTAAAGGCAAGAAATATCAACCGATTGGCCACACATTTGATGAAGAGACACTCGACATTTCTGGTGATGCAGATGCAGAGGGCTTAGCAGTCCCGGCTGAATAA
- a CDS encoding efflux RND transporter periplasmic adaptor subunit: protein MKITTIVKFVVIPVALLGVGVVAQGTLGAMKPPPEVKDRGPIGLAVLSEPAVLANVSLSVEAQGVVKPKRQVQLSPQVSGRVKYVSPNLENGGFVKRGEVLIRLEDADYRLSAVRADSTVASARQALATVMAQAEVAKTELKELGIENPSPLALREPQLAEARAALAAAEAQAEDADLQLQRTEVRAPFDGLVEQKNVELGQFVSPGTPVGVVFAKDAVEVELAIPNDEMGDLGLPIAFNASKSSLGPKVSFTADVGGKPRNWAGYVTRTGASIDSRTRLVSIFAQVNDPFGEGADGDTPLAPGLFVSANIEGRVLTDVIRAPRAALRGLDTVYVIQETEEEIEDRETRLENEKQHEIAEARKSVERTKTELGYDIPADAIDKKIADINAKYEKIAQENKKQDAEKAKNGAAKKEPDAKTQIVQTLEIRTVDVLRSTKEFVYIEAGLSDGERVIISPVQAAMTGMRVRTFNADATSQAPSETEETLALAADTKDSNVGAN from the coding sequence ATGAAAATAACAACTATCGTCAAATTTGTTGTCATACCCGTCGCTCTTTTAGGTGTTGGAGTTGTCGCTCAAGGCACCCTTGGTGCCATGAAACCGCCTCCCGAAGTTAAAGATCGCGGCCCTATTGGTCTGGCTGTGTTATCCGAACCAGCCGTTCTGGCGAATGTTTCTCTTTCCGTGGAAGCACAAGGCGTTGTCAAACCCAAACGTCAGGTTCAGCTGTCACCGCAAGTGTCTGGACGCGTAAAATATGTGTCTCCAAACCTTGAAAATGGTGGTTTTGTCAAACGCGGCGAAGTGCTGATCCGTCTGGAAGATGCAGACTATCGCTTATCCGCAGTCCGTGCGGATTCAACTGTAGCCAGCGCGCGTCAAGCCTTAGCCACAGTTATGGCGCAGGCGGAAGTTGCCAAAACTGAACTCAAAGAGCTCGGAATAGAAAACCCAAGCCCACTTGCTCTACGTGAACCACAACTTGCCGAAGCACGTGCTGCCCTAGCTGCCGCTGAAGCACAGGCTGAAGATGCTGATCTCCAACTTCAACGTACTGAAGTGCGCGCGCCATTTGATGGGCTTGTTGAACAGAAAAATGTTGAGTTGGGACAATTTGTATCTCCAGGAACGCCAGTCGGTGTCGTATTTGCGAAAGATGCAGTGGAGGTTGAGCTAGCCATTCCAAATGACGAAATGGGTGACCTTGGTCTCCCAATCGCATTCAATGCTTCTAAATCTTCACTTGGCCCTAAAGTATCTTTCACTGCGGATGTTGGCGGAAAGCCACGCAATTGGGCAGGATATGTAACGCGTACAGGTGCTTCAATTGACTCACGCACCCGCCTTGTCTCTATCTTTGCTCAAGTCAATGATCCATTTGGAGAAGGTGCAGATGGAGACACGCCTTTAGCCCCCGGCCTGTTCGTTTCAGCTAACATCGAAGGGCGTGTCCTCACTGATGTTATCCGTGCACCACGGGCCGCACTACGTGGATTAGACACTGTCTATGTCATTCAGGAAACTGAAGAAGAGATAGAAGACCGCGAAACCCGTCTGGAAAATGAAAAACAACATGAAATTGCTGAGGCACGCAAATCTGTAGAGCGCACAAAAACAGAGCTGGGATATGATATTCCTGCTGATGCAATCGACAAGAAAATAGCGGACATCAACGCAAAATACGAAAAAATTGCTCAAGAAAACAAAAAACAAGATGCTGAAAAAGCGAAAAACGGTGCTGCAAAAAAAGAACCAGACGCAAAAACTCAAATCGTTCAAACACTCGAAATACGGACAGTGGATGTGCTCCGCTCAACGAAAGAGTTTGTGTATATTGAAGCAGGTTTAAGCGACGGCGAACGTGTTATTATTTCACCGGTACAAGCTGCGATGACAGGCATGCGTGTGCGTACATTCAATGCCGACGCAACATCTCAAGCTCCATCAGAAACGGAAGAGACGCTTGCACTTGCCGCCGATACTAAAGATTCTAACGTTGGAGCAAACTAA
- a CDS encoding efflux transporter outer membrane subunit, translating into MKHYSASAIAILASGCASIGGGDIATDYTLATTSIPNEWAVTLPSPASQSDWTTQFDSDVMNGLIKEAIQANPSLLAARARASATYATSRAARGDRLPDLSASSTLGRVGLGQTESDTASISLTTSWEVDLWGQVSKRISASDEDFNASQADLDDLRLSIAGRTANAWISLSNSRAQLTLAEDELAARKRARELTERRVGTGLATTLDVRLARSAEASAESSIARAQLDVSDSARALEVLLGRYPAAEINAPETPPTLGPMADANISPMDLLARRPDVAASEARMAAAGLRADLARIAMRPSLSLSASGTIETTEIGDLLDVDQLAGRVLANIASPIFNGGKLANQAKSARLNAEAAAANYASVVLAAWQEVEGARSADLSLEQQEYALQIAMEEAQAAEVIAERQYQQGLISIFDLINAQTRRISAKSQLIAARASRGINRINYHLALGGGDAPVINAPAGS; encoded by the coding sequence ATGAAACATTACTCAGCGTCAGCAATTGCAATCTTGGCCAGCGGCTGCGCCAGTATAGGTGGTGGCGATATTGCGACTGATTACACTTTAGCGACAACTTCCATTCCAAATGAGTGGGCTGTAACACTTCCTTCTCCAGCCTCACAATCTGATTGGACAACCCAATTTGATTCAGACGTTATGAATGGTCTGATTAAGGAAGCCATCCAAGCCAATCCAAGCTTATTGGCAGCCCGCGCTAGAGCTAGCGCAACATATGCAACATCACGCGCAGCTCGCGGTGACAGATTGCCCGACCTTTCAGCGTCCTCGACTCTAGGACGCGTGGGCTTAGGACAAACTGAATCTGACACTGCTTCCATTTCCCTTACAACAAGCTGGGAAGTTGATCTTTGGGGACAGGTTTCCAAACGGATTTCCGCTTCTGATGAAGATTTCAATGCGAGCCAAGCTGACCTAGATGATTTACGCCTCTCTATAGCTGGGCGCACAGCAAATGCATGGATAAGCCTATCCAATTCACGCGCTCAATTGACCTTGGCAGAAGATGAACTTGCCGCCAGAAAGCGCGCCAGAGAATTAACCGAACGCCGTGTCGGAACAGGTCTCGCAACGACATTAGATGTAAGACTAGCTCGCTCCGCTGAAGCCAGCGCAGAATCTTCCATTGCACGCGCACAACTAGACGTATCAGATTCAGCACGTGCACTAGAAGTTTTACTTGGTCGTTATCCAGCCGCTGAAATAAATGCGCCAGAAACACCACCAACTTTAGGTCCTATGGCTGATGCAAACATCTCACCGATGGACCTTCTTGCCCGCCGCCCAGATGTTGCAGCATCTGAAGCGCGTATGGCTGCGGCTGGTTTAAGAGCAGATCTGGCCAGAATCGCAATGCGCCCCTCACTGAGCCTTTCAGCTTCAGGCACAATAGAAACCACTGAAATAGGTGATTTACTTGACGTAGATCAACTTGCCGGTCGCGTCCTAGCAAACATTGCATCCCCAATCTTCAATGGTGGGAAACTAGCTAATCAAGCAAAATCTGCACGATTAAATGCTGAAGCTGCAGCCGCCAATTATGCGAGTGTTGTGCTTGCTGCATGGCAAGAAGTGGAAGGCGCACGCTCAGCCGATCTTTCACTAGAACAACAAGAATATGCATTGCAAATAGCCATGGAAGAAGCCCAAGCAGCTGAGGTCATCGCTGAACGACAATATCAACAGGGCCTGATTTCAATATTTGATCTTATCAATGCCCAAACCCGCCGCATCAGTGCGAAGAGCCAGCTTATCGCTGCGCGCGCATCTCGCGGCATCAACCGTATTAATTATCACCTTGCGTTGGGCGGCGGAGACGCGCCAGTGATCAACGCCCCTGCAGGAAGCTAA
- a CDS encoding sensor histidine kinase codes for MNIALEHVSLSVERIKIADLAVLRERELKFKMLIESLRAQRATFMWVCGTAVIVLGSLYLLGEVQLLPALIGIGAFVAVVVGRSVITHYLGREELPDTLKHSGELTNKEFRSVLVKAMTEPCIFVNPEGRVEVANEAARQNFRFRGEMPILSSVVRRPEMLGAVEDALSEKEPQDFAFVERGEYDRTYACVAAPVKTNSGLGVLITMEDLTAVKRAELARADFLANASHELRTPLTSLAGFIETMRGPAKDDREAWDHFLEIMEGQAERMRRLINDLLSLSRIELSEHRRPSTNADLAAVVSEVGAALLPVADGQQVKINITGQANGIEVMGVRDELAQVAQNLIDNAIKYSEPDDVVEVEVLTGLSQDEALEKAGRRMDGAAQFSITNSLGGAATKYAVLRVRDNGPGMDRKYLPRLSERFYRIDPGRGLKKGTGLGLAIVKHIMNRHRGAFLVESELGVGTAFGVLFPLSHEDKELSDLDQLLEERAFRKNVPKEATGS; via the coding sequence ATGAATATTGCGTTGGAGCATGTCAGCTTAAGTGTTGAGAGAATAAAAATAGCCGACTTGGCGGTTTTGAGGGAAAGAGAGCTGAAATTTAAGATGCTAATTGAGAGCTTGCGTGCGCAACGTGCGACTTTTATGTGGGTTTGCGGCACGGCTGTTATTGTGCTGGGGAGTTTGTATCTACTGGGTGAAGTACAATTGTTGCCGGCATTAATAGGTATTGGTGCTTTTGTGGCAGTGGTCGTGGGACGAAGTGTGATTACGCACTATCTTGGTCGTGAAGAATTGCCAGATACTCTTAAACATAGCGGTGAATTGACCAATAAAGAATTCCGTTCTGTTCTTGTTAAAGCAATGACTGAGCCGTGTATTTTTGTAAATCCTGAAGGGCGTGTTGAGGTTGCTAATGAAGCAGCGCGTCAGAATTTTAGGTTCCGTGGTGAAATGCCAATCCTGTCTTCTGTCGTGCGCCGGCCTGAAATGTTGGGTGCTGTTGAAGATGCACTTAGTGAAAAAGAACCACAGGATTTTGCCTTTGTTGAACGTGGAGAATATGATCGCACATATGCGTGTGTGGCTGCTCCTGTCAAAACAAATTCTGGGCTTGGTGTACTGATTACAATGGAAGATCTGACAGCTGTTAAGCGTGCGGAATTGGCCCGTGCAGACTTCCTCGCGAATGCAAGCCACGAACTTAGAACACCGCTGACATCTTTGGCTGGATTTATAGAAACCATGCGTGGGCCTGCAAAAGATGACCGCGAAGCATGGGATCATTTCCTTGAAATTATGGAAGGGCAAGCTGAGCGGATGCGTCGCTTGATCAATGACTTGCTATCTCTATCTAGGATTGAGTTGAGTGAGCATAGGCGTCCGTCAACGAATGCGGATCTGGCTGCTGTTGTTAGTGAGGTGGGGGCCGCTTTATTACCTGTTGCTGATGGTCAGCAGGTGAAAATAAACATTACAGGGCAGGCCAATGGAATTGAAGTGATGGGGGTGCGTGATGAACTGGCCCAAGTTGCTCAAAATCTCATAGACAATGCGATTAAATATTCCGAACCTGATGATGTGGTTGAAGTTGAGGTGCTGACAGGGCTGAGCCAAGACGAAGCATTGGAAAAAGCAGGGCGACGTATGGATGGCGCGGCGCAATTTTCTATCACGAATAGTTTGGGTGGCGCGGCGACAAAATATGCCGTTTTACGTGTGCGCGATAATGGTCCGGGGATGGACCGTAAATATTTGCCGCGTCTATCTGAGCGTTTCTATCGCATTGATCCTGGTCGTGGCCTTAAAAAAGGGACAGGTCTTGGGCTAGCTATTGTAAAGCACATTATGAACCGGCATCGCGGCGCATTTCTTGTCGAGAGTGAGCTGGGTGTAGGAACGGCGTTTGGGGTATTGTTTCCGCTTTCGCATGAAGACAAGGAATTGTCTGATTTGGATCAATTGCTGGAAGAGCGTGCCTTTCGTAAAAATGTGCCCAAGGAAGCGACAGGAAGCTAA
- the phoU gene encoding phosphate signaling complex protein PhoU, whose translation MNSQTVLNISNELELLTGELSGMGGLVEDMLSDALSAVITYDVELALEVVDRDAQLDLLKSKVERSIFDLIERRQLKGQNLRQALAGMKVAVELRRIGNLARSIAKRTSHLKDYERSDQTKSLARMGRLVSSQLKRVLDAYSEQDIETALDVRERDEEVDEFYNSIFRIMVTYMIEDGRKIGACAHFMFMAKKLERAGDHCSQIAEIIHYSETGDYPATERPTIDDV comes from the coding sequence ATGAATAGCCAAACTGTATTAAATATCTCCAATGAATTGGAGCTGCTCACAGGCGAATTGTCAGGCATGGGTGGTCTTGTTGAAGACATGCTCAGTGATGCGCTATCGGCTGTGATTACCTATGATGTCGAATTGGCACTTGAAGTTGTTGATAGAGACGCACAGCTAGATTTGCTTAAATCGAAGGTAGAACGCAGTATTTTTGATCTGATTGAGCGCAGACAGCTCAAAGGACAGAATTTACGTCAGGCTCTCGCAGGCATGAAGGTCGCGGTTGAATTGCGCCGTATCGGAAATCTGGCTCGCAGCATTGCTAAACGCACCTCCCACCTAAAAGATTATGAGCGTTCAGATCAGACCAAATCACTTGCACGGATGGGGCGGCTGGTTTCATCTCAATTGAAACGCGTTCTGGATGCTTATAGCGAGCAGGATATTGAAACTGCTCTTGATGTGCGTGAACGTGATGAGGAAGTAGACGAATTTTACAATTCAATCTTCCGTATCATGGTGACGTATATGATAGAAGATGGTCGTAAAATTGGTGCGTGTGCGCACTTTATGTTTATGGCCAAGAAACTTGAGCGCGCTGGTGATCATTGTTCTCAGATAGCTGAAATTATTCACTATTCTGAAACGGGTGACTATCCAGCGACCGAAAGGCCGACAATAGATGACGTATAA